The following are encoded together in the Segatella copri genome:
- a CDS encoding DUF262 domain-containing protein, whose product MAQIPSSPSTKKISDLIGMIKRGDLILQPDFQRKLVWSIRHKESFIDTILKGFPFPEIYIAQSGIDLETFQAQQVVVDGQQRLSTIISYINGELPCKKILHYSALDNQQKAAFLNYDVVVRDLKDASSDTIKEVFRRINLTQYRLNDIEINNAIYEGEFISTAKDILNHLDNGSFPLFSDNELNRMGDLNYILMIMATLEEGGYFAGNTMTGEYIIKYDDSYKNAETMKDKILNLFHVIKTFNLDTDSMWYRKSNFFTMFVELSKVSQIPDDIVAKIHSFEDEVLANKGNEENDFGKYYSVMYTGTNSRGARIKRADIFCKYCLAK is encoded by the coding sequence ATGGCACAAATACCATCTTCTCCAAGCACAAAGAAAATATCAGATCTTATTGGAATGATTAAACGTGGAGATTTGATATTACAACCTGACTTTCAGAGAAAGTTAGTTTGGTCGATAAGACACAAGGAGTCTTTTATTGATACTATATTAAAAGGTTTTCCTTTTCCAGAGATTTATATAGCTCAGTCGGGAATTGATTTGGAGACTTTTCAAGCACAGCAAGTTGTCGTAGATGGGCAGCAACGCCTGTCAACAATAATAAGCTATATTAATGGTGAACTTCCTTGTAAGAAGATCCTACATTATTCTGCTTTGGATAATCAACAAAAGGCTGCTTTCCTTAATTATGATGTTGTTGTTCGTGATTTGAAAGATGCCTCTTCTGATACGATTAAAGAGGTCTTTCGAAGAATTAATCTCACTCAGTACAGGCTAAATGACATAGAAATCAATAATGCCATTTATGAGGGTGAGTTTATTAGTACCGCAAAAGATATTTTGAATCATTTAGATAACGGTTCTTTCCCTTTATTTAGTGATAATGAACTAAATCGAATGGGTGATTTGAATTATATACTAATGATTATGGCTACCTTAGAAGAAGGTGGCTATTTCGCTGGTAATACGATGACTGGAGAATATATCATAAAATATGATGATTCCTATAAAAATGCAGAAACAATGAAGGATAAAATTCTTAATTTGTTTCATGTTATAAAGACATTTAATTTGGACACAGATAGCATGTGGTATCGCAAGTCTAACTTTTTTACAATGTTCGTAGAATTATCAAAAGTTAGTCAAATACCGGATGATATTGTTGCTAAAATCCATTCTTTTGAGGATGAAGTTTTAGCCAATAAGGGAAACGAAGAAAACGATTTTGGTAAGTATTATTCTGTTATGTACACAGGTACTAATAGTAGAGGTGCAAGAATAAAACGTGCAGATATTTTTTGCAAATACTGCTTAGCTAAATAA
- a CDS encoding T9SS type A sorting domain-containing protein: MAKYNYIEFYFLDKSDAIVDLGNIKLGLWNQESNDAYSSFNGDGFKKAETYYLFYKEKNNWGLNDLFRFKINTTNVDLSGYKFVVKASNTNNFETDKTTADVTYTYQLYSQSNIDAVTFTKATDPTSVKSAYALKEGNKCIFSGASIYDEIKSILGVSSKEDIKDFYIRWTIKHTDDTKVDNLTVSSGKIQKRKDFDYIYFNNTGSSIQAKDLDVTLELPSSESWDNIKLSFVISKNVSELTTKYGVVEKEPTLNAKFNVQLLDNKYSMPFNHYVGHANTAFDEKGRQQTAEWEYYVYVKDANEQVELVLPFDEYENSGKDLEPQGYFRWYDLKTDLASNNLRQNSGTKPTLLNSIISGGKNYGLFAYKLQKADKPCSDNIGVTYTAPAEASSEGWAGEDIACDVSRYIDGLDATKTYLVHEPTLSIRYIFHIRSAKKLADDIMNTAIGKNLERAGYRTYEDGKYITVGMKDKSSSIVTLRLELSDATKYYFHPLANGVYKQDGAFYGFTKRVYYAAEKDKLVESDFDKNKLCKATKIEWWAYDKTKTYCLQLTPVETQRFFDLKMGDLNKEWTPVSLTGTGKSFTFTYGDPVFIVAYAMDDDGNRCPIANFDVRFMNNHPMTKEEIVKNGLNNRLISYLDEHYKMATKPITFDDDDVEQTVSAPTSPDDNQDRLPSKWDRRAYSFVYRDLIDCDASWWVNLGEIGHSPLHGDYCLYKSANVNGISGNGETLKDGYLWWQSGQLYDKTYEITNGSQYGHFLYVDASDESRKIAAADFTADLCTGQQLIFTAGVADMTKADTKPQIMFKLFGVKRNVNDDIVEKHLIHSFASGDFKTNVEKLKPATWYQVYGKITLQKESNVEQYSDFRLEIDNYCSNTDGADYAVDDIRMYLAPAKVQVIQEKPVCNGATTGTIKLKIRAIHETLNAILGHKNTKIYFRFVGEDGNPVNTDYSYTLKDRTTGNTSTVSGTEYGTVDVYDSEEKCKNFEIDGTNMIEQDSEGETYIVISNKDFPLTTGKKYYVSVSTEDPAKGNANWGTPAEVCSLYSNWFEMVSQHPIITDTKGNIVTDYKIPCDQADNYEVKIKGQLTTTDPNNGGKITLDNVKFYWYLNDIHKDNKLNEAASNEITISKEKLPLGETHKIFMLPKGTQNSDGYIPYEINGKTYLLCTGAIPVDLRVMKDGPQLNFGFNDVDYPFNDGSYEASLRIGLPQLEKLKASKGYLKVPLHGATMRDGTAITEPLTFIDDSKAPAVNSKSVIVASTNDPLWEKKLNQTVATLEKEELPAFNKKTQTTLNLKFENDAVANFHEGYYYVLRFAYEKRAATAGTTNCPGESYLKVKIVPEFITWTPTADGGMNANWNNDANWHRSSSTELYDKDYTDYQTYGSSTISAAASASKIDIPTQNSYVPMKFTKVTIANLNGLPFPDLGNVVYRSTNQIATKLTNGKGNEATKYIQYDIMAFWNEADANKGLEAGNLKCEKFYGNTCHQIYFKPQGELRDQCYLVYDKAWVEKELEPNKWYTMASPLQYIYAGDMYVPAKDGRQETKAFEDITFDTNVYSRSKYPVYQRAWMKSDVKEITPKSDYPASHYPSVAAPENVDMNLGYWSHVYNRVDESYADAADGTFGGFSIKAGNALLPKDKTKKALLRLPKADTKYQYFDYDGSTTSGGKSVTVGKNNGHGKFLVAYSNEEKTFAEKTQALATDNASGFYLVANPYTCSISMAKFFEANTGLQKAIWMVENGEVKAISNAELDKQNYAIQPTQSFFVKKKEGEKVENVRFTSAMYVDRTITPGLLMASDYVKSIEATTENSNGQTSKARIALRPEASADYDDQEDVDLLYDQNLKDVPQVYTVAGNEAVAVNAVPELSWIPLGIVSQQAEEVSLTLKGVNKLDAPVYLYDAASASFTEVHEGEAVKVKAGDHGRYFLTQTRTSTGIDRMEAEEQSAPVKVYSPAAGMIVVSALGSEKLDGVQVFTLDGKMVHSYQLPDKQRMILRVPSGIYIVKASTQSCAQAKGQKISVR; encoded by the coding sequence ATGGCAAAATATAATTATATTGAGTTTTATTTTCTTGACAAGTCTGATGCTATTGTAGATCTAGGTAATATTAAACTCGGTTTGTGGAATCAGGAATCTAATGATGCATATTCTTCTTTTAATGGTGATGGTTTCAAGAAAGCTGAGACTTATTATCTTTTTTATAAAGAGAAGAATAATTGGGGATTAAATGATTTGTTTAGGTTTAAGATAAATACTACTAATGTAGATCTCTCTGGTTATAAGTTTGTAGTAAAGGCTTCTAATACGAATAATTTTGAAACAGATAAGACAACGGCAGATGTTACATATACTTATCAGCTTTATTCTCAGAGTAATATTGATGCTGTAACTTTCACCAAGGCAACTGATCCTACTTCGGTAAAATCTGCTTATGCTTTAAAAGAAGGAAACAAATGTATCTTCAGTGGTGCTTCTATATATGATGAGATTAAATCTATCTTGGGTGTTTCGTCTAAAGAAGATATTAAGGACTTCTATATACGTTGGACTATAAAGCATACAGATGACACCAAAGTAGATAATCTTACTGTCTCTTCAGGAAAAATACAGAAGCGTAAGGATTTTGACTATATTTACTTTAATAATACAGGTTCCTCAATCCAAGCAAAAGACTTGGATGTTACCTTAGAGTTGCCTAGTAGTGAGTCTTGGGATAACATAAAATTATCTTTTGTTATTTCCAAAAATGTCTCTGAATTGACTACTAAATATGGTGTTGTTGAGAAGGAGCCAACTTTGAATGCAAAGTTTAATGTTCAGCTTTTGGATAATAAGTATAGCATGCCTTTCAATCATTATGTAGGCCATGCTAATACTGCATTTGACGAAAAGGGTAGGCAGCAGACTGCTGAATGGGAGTACTATGTCTATGTGAAAGATGCTAATGAGCAAGTAGAGTTAGTGCTGCCATTCGATGAGTATGAAAATAGCGGAAAAGATCTTGAACCACAAGGCTATTTCAGATGGTATGATTTAAAGACAGATTTAGCTAGTAATAATTTACGTCAAAACTCTGGAACAAAACCGACTCTTCTGAATTCTATAATATCAGGAGGAAAGAACTATGGTTTGTTTGCTTACAAACTTCAAAAGGCAGATAAACCATGTAGCGATAATATCGGTGTTACATATACTGCACCAGCAGAAGCTTCATCTGAAGGGTGGGCTGGTGAAGACATCGCCTGTGATGTGAGCCGTTATATTGATGGTTTGGATGCAACAAAAACTTATCTTGTACATGAGCCAACGCTCTCTATCAGATACATTTTCCATATCCGTTCTGCCAAGAAGTTAGCAGACGACATTATGAATACAGCTATTGGCAAAAATCTTGAAAGAGCAGGTTATAGAACTTATGAGGATGGTAAGTATATAACAGTTGGTATGAAGGATAAAAGTTCTTCTATTGTTACTCTTCGACTGGAATTGTCAGATGCTACGAAATATTATTTCCATCCATTAGCAAATGGTGTATATAAGCAAGATGGAGCTTTTTATGGTTTCACTAAACGAGTATATTATGCAGCTGAAAAGGACAAACTCGTAGAATCCGACTTCGATAAAAATAAATTATGCAAGGCAACTAAGATTGAATGGTGGGCGTATGATAAGACTAAGACCTATTGTCTTCAGCTTACACCTGTTGAAACCCAACGCTTCTTTGATTTGAAGATGGGAGATCTTAATAAAGAGTGGACGCCTGTATCTTTGACAGGAACTGGCAAGAGTTTTACATTTACCTATGGAGATCCTGTATTCATAGTTGCATATGCAATGGATGATGACGGAAACCGTTGTCCTATTGCCAATTTCGATGTTCGATTCATGAATAATCATCCGATGACTAAAGAGGAGATCGTTAAAAATGGATTGAATAACAGACTGATTAGTTATCTTGACGAGCATTATAAAATGGCTACCAAGCCAATTACATTTGATGATGATGATGTAGAACAGACTGTGTCTGCTCCTACAAGTCCGGATGACAACCAGGACCGATTACCATCTAAATGGGATCGCCGTGCTTATAGTTTCGTATATCGTGATTTGATTGACTGCGATGCTTCTTGGTGGGTTAACCTGGGGGAAATCGGTCATTCTCCACTTCATGGAGATTATTGCTTGTATAAATCTGCCAATGTTAATGGTATTTCCGGTAATGGTGAGACACTTAAAGATGGATATCTTTGGTGGCAAAGTGGACAATTATATGATAAGACTTATGAGATAACCAATGGTTCTCAGTATGGCCACTTCCTCTATGTGGATGCATCAGACGAAAGTAGAAAAATCGCCGCTGCAGATTTCACGGCAGATCTCTGTACAGGACAGCAACTTATCTTCACAGCGGGTGTTGCTGACATGACTAAAGCGGATACTAAGCCACAGATTATGTTTAAACTATTTGGTGTTAAAAGAAATGTCAATGATGATATTGTTGAAAAACACCTGATACATAGTTTTGCGTCTGGTGATTTTAAAACTAATGTAGAAAAATTGAAACCGGCAACTTGGTACCAGGTATATGGTAAGATTACTTTGCAAAAAGAGTCAAATGTAGAGCAGTATTCAGATTTCCGACTGGAGATTGATAATTACTGTAGCAATACTGATGGTGCCGACTATGCCGTAGATGATATCCGTATGTATCTTGCGCCGGCTAAGGTTCAGGTGATTCAGGAAAAGCCGGTATGTAACGGTGCTACAACTGGAACCATCAAACTGAAGATACGTGCTATCCACGAGACTTTGAATGCAATTTTGGGACATAAAAATACAAAGATCTATTTCAGATTTGTGGGTGAAGATGGTAATCCTGTAAATACGGATTATTCTTATACCTTGAAGGATAGAACGACCGGTAATACAAGTACAGTTTCTGGTACAGAATATGGTACTGTTGATGTATACGATTCAGAGGAAAAATGTAAAAACTTTGAGATCGATGGTACTAATATGATTGAGCAAGATAGTGAAGGTGAAACCTATATTGTTATCAGCAATAAGGACTTTCCTTTGACTACGGGTAAGAAGTATTATGTATCTGTATCTACAGAGGATCCTGCCAAGGGAAATGCTAATTGGGGCACACCTGCTGAAGTCTGCTCGTTGTACAGTAACTGGTTTGAAATGGTTAGCCAGCATCCAATCATTACTGATACCAAGGGCAATATCGTAACGGATTATAAGATTCCTTGCGATCAAGCTGACAACTATGAGGTTAAAATCAAGGGACAATTGACAACAACTGACCCTAATAATGGTGGTAAGATAACATTGGATAATGTTAAGTTCTACTGGTATCTTAATGATATACATAAAGATAATAAGTTGAACGAAGCAGCCAGCAACGAAATCACTATCAGCAAGGAAAAGCTTCCTTTGGGTGAAACACATAAAATCTTTATGTTGCCAAAAGGAACTCAGAATTCAGATGGTTATATTCCATACGAAATCAATGGTAAGACCTATCTGTTGTGTACAGGTGCTATACCGGTAGATTTGCGTGTAATGAAGGATGGACCACAGCTTAACTTCGGTTTCAATGATGTGGATTATCCATTCAATGATGGCAGTTATGAGGCATCGCTTCGTATCGGTTTGCCACAGCTGGAGAAGTTGAAGGCTTCTAAGGGATATTTGAAGGTACCTCTTCATGGTGCTACGATGAGAGATGGAACAGCTATTACTGAGCCACTTACTTTCATTGATGATAGTAAAGCCCCTGCTGTTAATTCGAAGAGCGTAATTGTTGCATCTACTAATGATCCTTTATGGGAAAAGAAGTTGAATCAAACGGTTGCAACATTGGAGAAAGAAGAGCTGCCTGCTTTTAATAAAAAGACTCAGACTACTCTCAACCTCAAGTTTGAAAATGATGCAGTTGCTAATTTCCACGAGGGATATTACTATGTACTCCGATTCGCTTACGAGAAGAGAGCAGCTACAGCTGGAACTACCAACTGCCCTGGCGAGTCTTATCTCAAGGTGAAGATTGTACCGGAGTTCATTACCTGGACTCCTACTGCCGATGGCGGTATGAACGCCAACTGGAACAATGATGCCAACTGGCATCGCTCTTCTTCTACAGAATTGTATGATAAGGATTATACCGATTATCAGACTTATGGCAGCAGTACAATTTCTGCGGCAGCATCTGCATCGAAGATAGATATTCCTACGCAGAACAGCTATGTGCCAATGAAGTTTACCAAGGTCACTATTGCCAATCTGAATGGTTTGCCATTCCCTGACCTCGGTAATGTGGTTTACCGTAGCACCAATCAGATTGCTACCAAACTGACCAATGGCAAGGGTAATGAAGCCACGAAGTATATCCAGTATGACATCATGGCGTTCTGGAATGAGGCAGATGCCAATAAGGGATTGGAAGCAGGTAATCTGAAGTGCGAGAAGTTCTATGGCAATACCTGTCATCAGATTTACTTCAAGCCTCAGGGTGAGCTTCGCGACCAGTGCTATCTGGTATATGACAAGGCTTGGGTAGAGAAAGAGCTGGAGCCTAACAAGTGGTACACCATGGCTTCGCCTCTGCAGTATATCTACGCCGGTGATATGTATGTGCCAGCAAAGGATGGACGACAGGAAACCAAGGCGTTTGAGGATATCACGTTTGATACGAATGTATATAGCCGGAGCAAGTATCCGGTTTATCAGAGAGCTTGGATGAAGAGTGATGTGAAGGAAATCACACCTAAGAGTGATTATCCTGCATCTCATTACCCAAGTGTAGCTGCTCCAGAAAATGTTGATATGAATCTCGGCTACTGGAGCCATGTATATAATAGGGTGGACGAGAGCTATGCCGATGCTGCAGATGGAACCTTCGGTGGTTTCTCTATCAAGGCGGGTAATGCCCTCCTGCCGAAGGATAAGACTAAGAAAGCGCTCCTCCGTTTGCCAAAGGCTGATACCAAATATCAGTACTTCGATTATGATGGATCAACGACTTCTGGTGGTAAATCAGTAACTGTTGGTAAGAACAATGGCCATGGCAAGTTTCTCGTAGCTTACAGTAATGAAGAGAAGACATTCGCAGAGAAGACCCAGGCCTTGGCAACAGATAACGCCAGTGGATTCTATCTCGTGGCTAATCCATATACCTGCTCTATCTCTATGGCTAAGTTCTTCGAGGCTAATACTGGTTTGCAAAAGGCAATATGGATGGTTGAGAATGGCGAGGTGAAGGCGATTTCCAATGCAGAATTGGATAAGCAGAACTACGCTATCCAGCCTACCCAGTCGTTCTTTGTCAAGAAGAAAGAAGGCGAAAAGGTAGAAAATGTAAGGTTCACTTCTGCGATGTATGTTGACCGCACTATCACTCCTGGCCTGTTGATGGCATCAGACTATGTCAAGAGCATTGAAGCAACGACAGAGAATTCCAACGGCCAGACCTCAAAGGCACGCATCGCTTTGCGTCCGGAGGCTTCTGCCGACTATGATGACCAGGAGGATGTGGATCTCTTGTATGATCAGAACCTGAAGGATGTTCCGCAGGTTTATACCGTTGCCGGCAACGAGGCAGTGGCTGTGAATGCTGTTCCTGAGTTGTCCTGGATTCCACTCGGTATCGTGAGCCAGCAGGCAGAAGAGGTTTCACTCACCCTGAAGGGTGTGAACAAGCTCGATGCTCCGGTTTATCTCTATGATGCTGCATCGGCAAGCTTTACAGAAGTTCATGAAGGCGAGGCCGTGAAGGTGAAGGCGGGTGACCACGGAAGATACTTCCTCACCCAGACCCGTACCTCAACCGGCATCGACCGCATGGAGGCTGAAGAGCAGAGCGCACCGGTGAAGGTTTACTCACCAGCTGCAGGCATGATCGTTGTTTCTGCCTTGGGTAGTGAGAAACTCGACGGGGTTCAGGTATTTACATTGGATGGCAAGATGGTTCACAGTTATCAGTTGCCTGATAAGCAGAGAATGATTCTCCGTGTTCCATCCGGCATTTACATCGTGAAGGCATCTACCCAGTCCTGTGCTCAGGCTAAGGGTCAGAAGATTTCAGTAAGATAG
- a CDS encoding transcription termination/antitermination NusG family protein: protein MMKETNIHSQVTSTIAGDDGEAVAKSEQNAKKTVQEKPNEGLEKPADAGWYVAVVRVNCETRIADSIRINLNHNHVWFDYWIPKVKVVYIDKRSNKRKVKEKLFLSTFIFCNVSPRQLDNIRFRSDVYKMLTMPGQRKIYQIPDQVVANYRYFVENDEEPVTAAPVPLKKGIKVRVVAGSMKGVEAYVQSYNGKKAVIGSEIKYISGATLTISRNLLEVVEEG from the coding sequence ATGATGAAAGAGACAAATATACACTCACAGGTTACGTCCACTATTGCAGGGGACGACGGCGAAGCCGTGGCAAAAAGTGAACAAAACGCTAAGAAAACGGTTCAGGAAAAGCCTAATGAAGGGCTTGAAAAACCTGCTGATGCAGGATGGTATGTGGCTGTAGTGAGAGTGAATTGTGAAACGAGAATAGCTGATTCTATACGAATCAATCTTAATCACAATCATGTTTGGTTTGATTACTGGATTCCCAAGGTAAAAGTAGTTTATATAGACAAACGTTCCAATAAGCGAAAAGTGAAAGAAAAGCTATTTCTTTCCACCTTTATCTTTTGCAATGTTTCTCCGAGACAACTTGACAATATCCGCTTCCGTTCGGATGTGTATAAGATGCTGACGATGCCAGGTCAAAGGAAAATATATCAAATTCCCGACCAGGTTGTTGCCAACTATCGATATTTTGTAGAGAATGATGAAGAGCCTGTCACTGCTGCCCCTGTTCCTTTGAAGAAAGGAATCAAAGTGCGAGTGGTAGCAGGCAGCATGAAAGGTGTGGAAGCATACGTACAGAGCTATAATGGCAAGAAAGCCGTCATCGGCAGCGAAATCAAGTATATCAGTGGTGCAACGCTTACGATAAGTAGAAATTTACTCGAAGTCGTTGAAGAAGGTTAA
- a CDS encoding fimbrial protein, whose protein sequence is MNKIKTIMALLVLTMLATFTACSPDDSSMSDNPDGGSKNGFTIHLKLSTSASGSIGQAAPHSRALTPDWESGSDAENMKSWFVVLTQGDKVVQTIEKTQVDAQHAEEDEVTLENVAPGTYQVYSFANIDKTQLGTLTNGSAVDFKNMKYKMNGNGFDATISGIPMSNEQTLTVNQDGTTDKNNLWVVRMLAKVTLRFKNPSATPLEIKDITISDITKNSKDNADADNIMLLPKHSDASSGADNAQVTCTPNLVGQAATENYTYKLSSPKMIAKNTSAYTEENEISFYVNESAAGNTSKYFIINLNTSAGVKRYALFQDWTTIARNDHHILPISLDDYKLKFDVQSFTAIGLYPSITDYGTTLSYTCNYPEEEFHIQPKVVKGDDTDVTGTIDYDNVKWELIPEGMADAAAAETNAKLVFKTLPSWNTTTGYFEGTFNDDKADKQSALYKVTVPVPGASGKELIYKILFTKDLRSYAARKYTRQSYYFRTKQ, encoded by the coding sequence ATGAATAAGATAAAAACGATAATGGCGCTGTTGGTACTGACGATGCTTGCCACCTTTACGGCTTGCTCGCCAGACGACAGTTCTATGTCTGATAATCCTGATGGAGGAAGCAAGAATGGCTTTACCATTCATCTCAAACTCTCTACTTCTGCGTCTGGCTCTATAGGTCAGGCTGCACCTCATAGCCGTGCTCTTACTCCAGACTGGGAGTCTGGTTCCGATGCAGAGAATATGAAGAGCTGGTTTGTTGTTCTTACTCAAGGTGATAAGGTAGTGCAGACCATAGAGAAAACTCAGGTTGATGCTCAGCATGCTGAGGAAGACGAGGTTACTCTGGAGAATGTAGCCCCAGGCACCTATCAGGTCTATTCTTTTGCCAATATTGATAAAACGCAGTTGGGTACGTTGACCAACGGCTCTGCTGTTGATTTTAAGAACATGAAATATAAGATGAATGGCAATGGCTTCGATGCTACTATTTCTGGTATTCCTATGAGTAATGAGCAGACGCTTACTGTAAACCAAGATGGAACAACTGATAAGAATAATCTTTGGGTAGTAAGAATGCTGGCGAAGGTTACACTTCGGTTTAAGAATCCAAGTGCTACTCCTTTGGAAATCAAAGATATTACCATCAGCGATATTACTAAGAATAGCAAAGATAATGCAGATGCTGATAACATCATGTTGCTGCCAAAGCATTCTGATGCGTCATCTGGTGCAGATAATGCTCAAGTTACATGTACTCCAAATCTGGTAGGGCAGGCTGCAACGGAGAATTATACTTATAAGCTGTCTTCACCAAAGATGATTGCTAAGAATACATCAGCTTATACTGAAGAGAATGAAATTTCATTCTATGTGAATGAAAGCGCAGCGGGCAATACTTCCAAGTATTTCATCATCAACCTGAATACTTCAGCAGGAGTCAAGCGTTACGCTCTGTTCCAGGATTGGACAACGATAGCTCGCAACGACCATCACATTCTACCAATCTCATTAGATGATTACAAGTTGAAGTTTGATGTTCAGTCCTTCACTGCCATCGGTCTCTATCCATCCATAACAGATTACGGAACCACTCTTTCCTACACCTGTAATTACCCGGAAGAGGAATTCCATATCCAGCCAAAGGTAGTAAAAGGTGATGACACAGATGTGACTGGAACCATCGATTATGACAATGTAAAATGGGAGTTAATCCCCGAAGGTATGGCAGATGCCGCTGCTGCCGAAACGAATGCCAAGTTGGTGTTTAAAACCCTTCCATCATGGAATACAACCACTGGCTATTTCGAAGGAACCTTCAATGATGACAAAGCCGACAAGCAGAGCGCCCTCTACAAGGTCACCGTCCCTGTGCCAGGTGCCTCAGGAAAAGAACTTATATATAAGATACTTTTCACCAAGGATTTGAGAAGCTATGCTGCTCGTAAATATACGAGACAGAGTTACTATTTCAGAACCAAACAATAA
- a CDS encoding fimbria major subunit, which yields MKKLKSIYLLLLSVLVIGAFASCAGSTDDDDGKPDAFKGEAYFTVQVAVAGDTKATSRAAGPQGGEDGDGRETAFENEYKVNNVCVFLYSSTTGISDGDAKIEQAFYFEKPTEKPGNTRYDKVYTFEKKQCLPIVVSKAYHVLVVANAGDVTLTYLNKKLSELRDAHLQALDAASNNFIMTSEKDATTELTSAGGNATGDGTEANPLTVNVDIERLAARIDIDPGDGKYVDSPTNPGTGTYAFDVKDVSNNLVGGFVLESILPYNKLTSGEFCIKRVGDKTGTALTYLGDEKTVSETDKKATNYVIDPWTSGKNTGSTPSGLTYNVRKLNDAGWPSATGYLPVKKVLGSTSSSFFVLDYAMENTTFDNSEEYATGLVFKGKYYELSDWDSTKKQPKAGTSGTDKYYTYTIRHSDPTGTGPKTAPMYYGIVRNNIYRIKIEGVVGEKKGMVLTIAVKKWAKYTHAETSM from the coding sequence ATGAAGAAGTTGAAATCAATATATCTGCTTCTGCTTTCAGTTCTTGTCATCGGTGCTTTCGCATCCTGCGCTGGCAGCACCGATGATGATGACGGCAAGCCCGACGCCTTCAAGGGAGAGGCTTACTTTACTGTGCAGGTAGCTGTGGCTGGTGATACCAAAGCCACGTCTCGTGCAGCAGGTCCTCAAGGAGGGGAAGACGGTGATGGTAGAGAAACGGCTTTTGAAAACGAATATAAGGTGAACAATGTCTGTGTATTTCTTTACTCTAGCACTACAGGCATAAGCGATGGCGATGCAAAGATAGAGCAGGCTTTCTACTTTGAGAAACCAACAGAGAAGCCTGGTAATACAAGATATGATAAGGTATATACGTTCGAGAAAAAGCAATGTTTGCCAATCGTCGTTTCCAAGGCATATCATGTTTTGGTGGTAGCGAATGCCGGTGACGTCACTCTAACCTACTTGAACAAGAAATTGAGTGAACTTAGAGATGCTCATCTTCAGGCACTTGATGCTGCTTCGAATAACTTTATCATGACTTCAGAGAAGGATGCTACTACCGAGTTGACTTCTGCTGGTGGTAATGCTACTGGTGATGGAACCGAGGCTAATCCGCTTACAGTAAATGTTGATATAGAGCGTCTAGCTGCCCGTATTGATATTGATCCAGGTGATGGTAAGTATGTTGATTCTCCTACAAATCCTGGTACCGGAACTTATGCTTTTGATGTGAAGGATGTTTCAAACAATTTAGTGGGTGGCTTTGTTTTGGAGTCTATTCTCCCTTACAACAAGCTTACTTCCGGTGAGTTTTGCATTAAGCGTGTGGGAGATAAAACGGGAACTGCTCTGACTTATTTGGGTGATGAGAAAACTGTTTCGGAAACCGACAAGAAAGCTACAAACTATGTGATAGATCCATGGACTTCTGGTAAGAATACAGGTTCTACTCCAAGTGGTCTTACATATAATGTTCGTAAGTTAAATGATGCAGGTTGGCCATCTGCTACAGGATACCTTCCTGTCAAGAAAGTTTTAGGTTCAACAAGCTCTTCTTTCTTCGTTCTTGATTATGCGATGGAGAATACTACTTTTGATAATTCAGAAGAGTATGCAACAGGACTGGTGTTTAAAGGCAAGTATTATGAGCTTTCTGATTGGGATTCAACCAAAAAGCAGCCTAAGGCGGGTACATCCGGTACAGATAAATACTATACCTACACCATTCGCCATAGTGATCCAACAGGTACAGGTCCTAAAACTGCTCCTATGTATTATGGCATTGTCCGCAATAATATCTATCGTATCAAGATAGAAGGAGTAGTGGGTGAGAAGAAGGGTATGGTTCTCACGATTGCTGTCAAGAAGTGGGCAAAGTATACCCATGCAGAGACTTCCATGTAA